The following coding sequences lie in one Azospirillum humicireducens genomic window:
- a CDS encoding ATP-binding protein, which yields MDDSTSLSDTARNAASRAAPFGGVLMLLQYCMAPAGLLVLAAGLLLDREEIGWAGAVLAAVGVALLIGRSIAVVRRSARIGALLGGALEGMPAGQLLCDEADEVVFVNAAFRELAGWRRGERPLDALARQFSDDPDSAREFRRLRERVRAGAAASAELAIPALDNHPPEWRKVQGQPVPGFAGSVHWRVEDITARRELEHVMLREQAKLADFMEHAPVGFFSVDQNGQFLFVNATLAQWLEAFPGDLTDGELRLHGILAAPPRSAAPYDLFDHGGGEQRGELTMVGLRGRRFQVAVAQSVVRADDGTIHTRSVVRDLSPEREWQEALRQSEQRFQRFFEDAPIGIALVDETGQLTECNEAFLALIGSEAGSVINRPMADLIVPAEREAVSARLKSVQGGADPVHPLEVRLSGGRELTAQLYARRLANPVRTDGRGEAERTAIGVGLILHFIDMTERKSLEAQFAQSQKMQAVGQLAGGVAHDFNNLLTAMIGFCDLLLLRHKPGDQSFSDIMQIKQNANRAANLVRQLLAFSRQQTLQPRVINVTDVLAELANLLRRLIGENIELKMIHGRDLGLVKVDQNQLEQVIINLVVNARDAMAGGGKLTINTANHVVTQPERREHETVPPGSYVSIDVIDTGCGIARENLQRIFEPFYTTKEVGSGTGLGLSTVYGIVRQTGGFVLVDSAVGEGTTFTILLPRHQGELRPVDTAEPRERRGSDLTGTGTILLVEDEDAVRVFSARALRNKGYQVLEAKNGEAALQQIETNGASIDLLITDVVMPQMDGPTLARHVRKLRPEMRVIFISGYAEDRLGEIDGVEVAHFLPKPFSLKQLASKVKEVIRDAR from the coding sequence GTGGACGATTCGACTTCCCTTTCCGACACCGCACGCAATGCAGCCAGCCGCGCGGCACCGTTCGGTGGTGTGCTGATGCTGCTCCAATATTGTATGGCGCCTGCCGGGCTGCTGGTTCTGGCCGCCGGCCTGCTGCTGGACCGGGAAGAGATCGGGTGGGCGGGAGCGGTGCTGGCGGCGGTGGGCGTCGCCCTGCTGATCGGCCGCAGCATCGCCGTCGTCCGGCGGTCGGCGCGAATCGGTGCGCTGCTGGGTGGGGCGCTCGAAGGCATGCCGGCGGGTCAGCTGCTCTGCGACGAGGCCGACGAGGTGGTCTTCGTCAATGCCGCCTTCCGCGAGCTTGCCGGCTGGCGCCGCGGCGAACGGCCGCTGGATGCGCTGGCGCGCCAGTTCTCCGACGATCCCGACAGCGCGCGCGAGTTCCGCCGCCTGCGCGAACGGGTGCGGGCGGGAGCGGCGGCATCCGCTGAACTGGCCATCCCGGCATTGGACAACCATCCGCCGGAATGGCGCAAGGTGCAGGGCCAGCCGGTGCCCGGCTTTGCCGGCTCCGTCCATTGGCGGGTCGAGGACATCACCGCCCGGCGCGAGTTGGAGCATGTGATGCTGCGCGAGCAGGCCAAGCTCGCCGATTTCATGGAACATGCGCCCGTCGGCTTCTTCTCCGTCGATCAGAATGGCCAGTTCCTGTTCGTCAACGCCACCCTGGCCCAATGGCTGGAGGCCTTCCCCGGTGACCTGACCGATGGCGAGCTGCGCCTTCACGGCATCCTGGCCGCGCCGCCGCGGTCCGCCGCGCCCTACGACCTGTTCGACCATGGCGGCGGCGAGCAGCGCGGAGAACTGACCATGGTGGGGCTGCGCGGGCGCCGGTTCCAGGTGGCGGTGGCGCAGAGCGTGGTGCGTGCCGACGATGGGACGATTCACACCCGATCGGTGGTGCGCGATCTGTCGCCCGAGCGGGAATGGCAGGAGGCCCTTCGCCAGTCCGAGCAGCGGTTCCAGCGCTTCTTCGAGGATGCGCCGATCGGCATCGCACTGGTGGACGAGACCGGCCAGCTGACGGAATGCAACGAGGCCTTCCTGGCGCTGATCGGCAGCGAGGCCGGCAGCGTCATCAACCGCCCGATGGCCGACCTGATCGTCCCGGCCGAGCGCGAGGCGGTGAGCGCCCGCTTGAAGTCGGTCCAGGGCGGTGCCGATCCGGTTCATCCGCTGGAGGTCCGGCTGTCCGGCGGCCGGGAGCTGACAGCGCAGCTCTATGCCCGGCGCCTCGCCAATCCTGTGCGCACGGACGGGCGCGGCGAGGCCGAGAGGACAGCGATAGGCGTCGGCCTGATCCTGCATTTCATCGACATGACCGAGCGCAAGAGCCTGGAGGCCCAGTTCGCCCAGTCGCAGAAGATGCAGGCTGTGGGGCAGCTCGCCGGCGGCGTCGCCCATGACTTCAACAATCTGCTGACGGCGATGATCGGCTTCTGCGATCTGCTGCTGCTGCGGCACAAGCCGGGCGACCAGTCCTTCAGCGACATCATGCAGATCAAGCAGAACGCCAATCGCGCCGCCAATCTGGTGCGGCAGCTGCTGGCCTTCTCGCGCCAGCAGACCTTGCAGCCCCGCGTCATCAACGTGACGGACGTGCTGGCGGAGCTGGCGAACCTGCTGCGCCGGCTGATCGGCGAGAACATCGAGCTGAAGATGATCCATGGCCGCGACCTGGGGCTGGTCAAGGTCGATCAGAACCAGCTGGAACAGGTCATCATCAATCTGGTGGTCAATGCCCGCGACGCCATGGCCGGCGGCGGCAAGCTGACCATCAACACAGCCAACCACGTCGTCACCCAGCCAGAACGGCGGGAGCATGAGACGGTGCCGCCCGGCAGCTACGTCTCCATCGACGTGATCGACACCGGCTGTGGCATCGCGCGGGAGAATCTGCAGCGCATCTTCGAACCGTTCTATACGACCAAGGAGGTCGGGTCGGGCACCGGGCTCGGCCTGTCGACCGTCTACGGCATCGTGCGGCAGACGGGCGGCTTTGTGCTGGTCGATTCAGCGGTCGGGGAGGGGACGACCTTCACCATCCTGCTGCCCCGCCATCAGGGCGAATTGCGCCCGGTCGACACTGCCGAGCCGCGGGAGCGGCGCGGCAGCGACCTGACCGGAACCGGCACCATCCTGCTGGTGGAGGATGAGGACGCGGTGCGCGTCTTTTCCGCCCGCGCGCTGCGCAACAAGGGCTATCAGGTGCTGGAGGCCAAGAATGGCGAGGCGGCCTTGCAGCAGATCGAGACCAACGGCGCCTCCATCGACCTGCTGATCACCGACGTGGTGATGCCGCAGATGGACGGCCCGACGCTGGCCCGCCATGTGCGCAAGCTGCGCCCGGAGATGCGGGTGATCTTCATCTCCGGCTACGCCGAGGACCGGTTGGGCGAGATCGACGGGGTCGAGGTGGCCCATTTCCTGCCCAAGCCCTTCTCGTTGAAGCAGCTTGCCTCCAAGGTGAAGGAGGTCATCCGCGATGCGCGGTGA
- the flhB gene encoding flagellar biosynthesis protein FlhB has translation MSEDADESSKTEDPTSKKLDEAHKQGQFAMTREAANWLMVAAMLVVLVAILPGTMKGMVFRLNYYFENLDQITFDRAGVGALLFRVMADAMWALWLPILLFVVAGVLATIGQIGFNVSWQMIEPKFSKLNPLPGLMNMFKANQGVELLKSIAKLAVVGGVAYMALKPMFAVIETYIGIDMIAMLLQIDSLAHRLLIWVLVVLTFIAAGDFLWQKTQFDKKMKMTKQEVKDEHKQQEGDPVVKGRIRQLRFERARKRMMAAVPNADVVVTNPTHFAVALKYDPAQMGAPLVLAKGVDQVAFKIREIAESNNVPVIENPPLARALYAACDIDEEVPSEHYRAVAEVITYVFKLKGRSLRN, from the coding sequence ATGTCGGAAGATGCGGACGAGTCCTCCAAAACAGAGGACCCGACATCCAAGAAGCTCGACGAGGCCCACAAACAGGGCCAGTTCGCGATGACCCGCGAGGCCGCGAACTGGTTGATGGTCGCGGCGATGCTCGTTGTGCTGGTCGCCATCCTGCCCGGCACCATGAAGGGGATGGTCTTCCGCCTGAACTATTACTTCGAGAATCTGGATCAGATCACGTTCGACCGCGCCGGGGTCGGTGCGCTGCTGTTCCGTGTGATGGCCGATGCCATGTGGGCCCTCTGGCTGCCGATCCTGCTGTTCGTGGTGGCAGGTGTGCTGGCGACGATCGGGCAGATCGGTTTCAATGTCTCCTGGCAGATGATCGAACCGAAATTCTCCAAGCTGAATCCGCTGCCCGGCCTGATGAACATGTTCAAGGCCAATCAGGGGGTGGAGCTGCTGAAGAGCATCGCCAAGCTGGCGGTGGTCGGCGGTGTTGCCTACATGGCGCTGAAGCCGATGTTCGCGGTTATCGAAACCTATATCGGCATCGATATGATCGCGATGCTGCTGCAGATCGACAGTCTGGCACACCGGCTGCTGATCTGGGTCCTTGTGGTCCTGACCTTCATCGCCGCCGGGGACTTCCTGTGGCAGAAGACCCAGTTCGACAAGAAGATGAAGATGACGAAGCAGGAGGTGAAGGACGAGCACAAGCAGCAGGAAGGCGATCCCGTGGTCAAGGGCCGCATCCGCCAGCTCCGCTTCGAGCGCGCGCGCAAGCGCATGATGGCGGCGGTGCCCAACGCCGACGTGGTGGTCACCAACCCGACCCACTTCGCTGTGGCGCTGAAATACGATCCCGCCCAGATGGGCGCACCTCTGGTGCTGGCGAAGGGTGTGGATCAGGTCGCCTTCAAGATTCGCGAGATTGCCGAATCGAACAATGTTCCGGTCATAGAAAACCCGCCTCTCGCCCGTGCGCTCTATGCCGCATGCGATATCGACGAGGAAGTTCCATCCGAGCATTATCGGGCGGTCGCCGAAGTCATTACCTATGTCTTCAAGCTGAAAGGGCGGTCGCTGCGCAACTGA